Proteins encoded together in one Anaerotignum propionicum DSM 1682 window:
- a CDS encoding helix-turn-helix transcriptional regulator produces the protein MGRNIAIKVARAQLDMTQKQLAEKVAISRQTMNAIEQGEYNPTIKLCRAICKVLGKTLDELFGEDDNNETAKQ, from the coding sequence ATGGGAAGAAATATTGCAATTAAGGTTGCTCGCGCCCAGTTAGATATGACGCAAAAACAGCTTGCAGAAAAAGTGGCTATTTCACGGCAGACAATGAATGCCATCGAACAGGGGGAATATAACCCCACTATAAAATTATGCCGAGCAATCTGTAAGGTTCTTGGCAAAACTTTAGACGAACTTTTTGGAGAGGATGATAACAATGAAACTGCAAAACAATAA
- a CDS encoding YccF domain-containing protein, whose translation MSVLGNILWLIFGGLLTAIGWFLAGIVCCITIIGIPIGLQCFKFAEMVIWPFGTEIHYGNLNSGSIILNVIWILLCGLELAMGSLALGIACCVTIIGIPFGIQHFKFAGLALMPFGAQMRRVIY comes from the coding sequence ATGAGCGTGTTGGGGAATATTCTTTGGCTGATATTTGGCGGACTTCTTACTGCAATTGGTTGGTTCTTAGCGGGAATTGTTTGCTGTATCACAATCATAGGAATACCCATTGGATTGCAGTGTTTTAAATTTGCAGAGATGGTAATTTGGCCCTTTGGGACTGAAATACATTATGGTAATTTAAACTCAGGCTCAATTATTCTAAATGTAATTTGGATTTTGTTGTGTGGTCTTGAGTTAGCAATGGGTTCTTTGGCATTAGGTATTGCATGTTGTGTGACCATAATTGGGATTCCCTTTGGCATTCAGCATTTTAAATTTGCAGGACTTGCTTTAATGCCCTTTGGGGCACAAATGCGCAGGGTGATTTACTAA
- a CDS encoding aminopeptidase P family protein, with product MGGFQKNRDKLIERLTENSVAVVFAGQAPYKRGDEQYPFSPDRNFYYVTGIERENCVFFLAKTSAGITTTLYIPRDNGIMAKWVGANMTAEEAREISEIQNIEFIDSFRKDFAEFIFKHNIKMVYLDLENRDWNALPSAALSFAKEMREQYPAVDMGNLYPIFSDLRLIKEEWELERMRKAMAITQEGFLAMMEHAREGMMEYEIEAYYDFVLTKRGVRHKAFQTIAAAGRRGTILHYVSNNEKTKDGDLILVDAGAQMDWYSGDITRTFPVNGKFTERQKEVYNIVLAGHQKVIDTIGPGVPFTRLNEVLKEHYLVELKKIGLVETMEDVAKYYYHGVSHYLGAETHDIGRYLDRNLQAGMVLTVEPGLYIEEWEIGIRIEDDVLVTEGGCEVMTKDLIRSVADIEAFMAKGR from the coding sequence ATGGGAGGCTTTCAGAAGAATAGAGATAAATTGATAGAACGTTTGACAGAGAACAGTGTTGCAGTGGTTTTTGCGGGGCAAGCACCCTACAAGAGAGGTGATGAGCAGTATCCCTTTTCCCCTGACAGAAATTTTTATTATGTTACGGGAATAGAGCGGGAAAACTGTGTTTTCTTTCTGGCAAAGACATCCGCAGGTATAACAACTACCCTATACATTCCCAGAGATAACGGAATTATGGCAAAGTGGGTGGGGGCAAATATGACAGCTGAGGAAGCAAGAGAGATATCTGAAATTCAAAATATAGAATTTATTGATAGCTTTCGAAAGGATTTTGCAGAGTTCATTTTTAAGCATAACATCAAAATGGTTTATCTGGACTTAGAAAATAGAGATTGGAATGCCTTGCCCAGTGCTGCCCTTTCTTTTGCAAAGGAGATGAGAGAGCAGTATCCTGCTGTTGATATGGGTAATCTTTATCCCATTTTTAGCGATTTACGTTTGATAAAAGAGGAATGGGAATTGGAGCGCATGCGTAAGGCAATGGCGATTACCCAAGAGGGCTTTCTTGCAATGATGGAGCATGCTCGTGAAGGGATGATGGAATATGAAATTGAGGCATATTATGATTTTGTCCTGACTAAAAGAGGTGTGCGGCATAAGGCTTTTCAGACCATTGCGGCGGCAGGGAGAAGAGGAACCATCCTTCATTATGTTTCAAACAATGAAAAAACCAAAGATGGCGACTTGATTTTGGTGGATGCAGGTGCTCAGATGGATTGGTATAGTGGAGACATAACCCGTACCTTCCCTGTGAACGGAAAATTTACCGAAAGGCAAAAAGAAGTTTACAACATTGTTTTGGCAGGACATCAAAAAGTGATTGATACCATTGGACCTGGTGTGCCTTTTACACGGTTAAATGAGGTTTTAAAAGAGCACTATCTTGTGGAACTCAAAAAAATTGGGTTAGTGGAAACCATGGAAGATGTAGCAAAATATTATTATCATGGAGTAAGCCATTATTTAGGAGCGGAAACCCACGATATCGGACGATATCTGGACAGAAATTTACAGGCGGGTATGGTGCTGACTGTGGAGCCTGGGTTATATATTGAGGAGTGGGAAATCGGTATTCGTATTGAGGATGATGTTTTGGTAACAGAAGGTGGTTGTGAAGTTATGACAAAAGATCTGATAAGAAGCGTTGCCGATATTGAAGCATTTATGGCTAAAGGAAGATAG
- a CDS encoding DUF6773 family protein, with the protein MKLQNNNLDEMQEKKLLEIEHKGCWLAFWGLLIAILVQILIFDEDVIRSVAGEWIILFCLSLYMSIGSMKNGIWDRRLKPTGKYNAVLSLVSGLVCALIFSISSYLKYNALMGSIATGVFMFIFIFAITFLTLSISVKMYHKKISKMETNCED; encoded by the coding sequence ATGAAACTGCAAAACAATAACTTAGATGAAATGCAAGAAAAAAAACTTTTGGAAATTGAACATAAAGGGTGCTGGCTGGCCTTTTGGGGTCTCCTTATAGCGATATTAGTGCAAATACTTATATTCGATGAAGATGTTATTCGCTCCGTCGCCGGTGAATGGATTATTCTGTTTTGTCTTTCCCTTTATATGTCCATCGGCAGTATGAAAAACGGAATTTGGGATAGACGACTGAAACCTACGGGAAAATACAATGCTGTTTTAAGTCTGGTTTCAGGCCTGGTTTGTGCCCTGATTTTTTCCATTTCCTCTTATTTGAAATACAATGCTTTAATGGGCTCCATAGCAACAGGTGTTTTTATGTTCATTTTCATATTCGCTATCACCTTTTTAACTTTAAGTATATCTGTAAAGATGTATCATAAAAAAATAAGTAAAATGGAAACCAATTGTGAAGATTGA
- a CDS encoding DUF2161 domain-containing phosphodiesterase has protein sequence MNIKETDLYEPIRIFLENQGFQVQAEVKHCDIAAIKEGQTVIIELKKSFNLKLVYQALERQSLTDEVFVAIPRPQKGQRERAWKDMLRLLKRLELGLITVALDSPMQSVDVILEPADSMIRKSRKKQERFMAELENRHVAENVGGMNRKKIMTAYREKAIELCCMIEAFGQISLKALRELGKDDKYASNLRSNAYQWFERVEKGVYELTEAGHEVLTSLDYEKAVDYYRAFYRKEKEQ, from the coding sequence ATGAATATAAAAGAAACGGATTTATATGAGCCCATTCGGATTTTTTTGGAGAATCAAGGTTTTCAGGTGCAGGCAGAAGTAAAGCATTGCGATATTGCCGCAATAAAGGAAGGGCAAACCGTTATTATAGAGCTGAAAAAAAGCTTTAACTTAAAGTTGGTTTATCAGGCTTTGGAGCGGCAAAGTCTAACGGATGAAGTTTTTGTTGCCATTCCTCGACCCCAAAAGGGACAGAGAGAGCGAGCATGGAAGGATATGCTGAGGCTATTAAAGCGATTGGAGCTTGGACTGATTACTGTTGCGTTAGATAGCCCAATGCAATCTGTTGATGTTATTTTAGAGCCAGCTGACAGCATGATTCGGAAAAGCCGCAAGAAGCAGGAGCGGTTCATGGCAGAGCTGGAAAATCGCCATGTGGCTGAAAATGTGGGTGGTATGAACCGGAAAAAGATCATGACTGCTTATCGGGAGAAAGCCATTGAGCTTTGCTGTATGATAGAAGCTTTTGGGCAGATTTCTCTAAAAGCGTTGCGAGAGTTGGGGAAGGACGATAAGTACGCCTCTAATCTTAGGAGCAATGCCTATCAATGGTTTGAAAGAGTTGAAAAGGGTGTGTATGAGCTTACAGAGGCAGGTCATGAAGTGCTTACATCCCTAGATTATGAAAAAGCCGTTGACTATTATAGAGCGTTTTATAGAAAGGAAAAAGAACAATGA
- a CDS encoding putative heavy metal-binding protein, whose translation MIITTTNSIEGKEILSYQGIVFGEVVAGVNFVKDMVAGLSNFFGGRSGTYEDELINAREQAIAEMMKRANAMGANAIVGVDVDYEVLGADNGMLMVSVSGTAVVCK comes from the coding sequence ATGATTATTACAACGACAAATAGTATTGAAGGAAAAGAAATTTTATCTTATCAGGGCATTGTTTTTGGCGAGGTTGTTGCAGGTGTGAACTTCGTAAAGGATATGGTTGCCGGTTTAAGCAATTTTTTTGGCGGTAGATCCGGTACTTATGAGGACGAATTAATCAATGCAAGGGAGCAAGCCATTGCAGAGATGATGAAAAGAGCCAATGCTATGGGGGCAAATGCCATAGTGGGTGTAGATGTTGATTACGAAGTTTTAGGAGCTGACAATGGGATGCTGATGGTTAGTGTTTCCGGCACAGCAGTGGTTTGTAAATAA
- a CDS encoding alanyl-tRNA editing protein — MTEKLFYLNGYSTEFKGTVLSCEKSKESYHIVLNQTLFYPEGGGQPADKGTLGGVAVFDVHEKNGEIIHYAEAPLAVGIEVEGKIDWAHRFDLMQNHSGEHILSGIICKKYHCDNIGFHMGREGITIDFNAKIPEEDLGWLEERANQAIWKNTPIDITYPEKEELEELDYRSKIELTGEVRIVKAGEYDCCACCGTHVKLAGEIGIIKIVGVQNYKGGTRLELLCGKRGLAYYQKIHQAAKEVGRALSVQEEKISLSVQKLLLEKDGYIQELKKWKWQVFMHRIEKLPQDVEDILIIEDELSGKDMTALADLAVEKIDGRAIVMTPSEDGFAFVLVSRKMDARKIVEILKKTFDCKGGGKDGAVQGKLTGDRGEIISFLQEAGYYFAE, encoded by the coding sequence ATGACTGAAAAATTATTTTATCTGAATGGTTATAGCACCGAATTTAAGGGGACTGTGCTTTCTTGTGAAAAAAGCAAAGAGAGCTATCATATTGTATTAAATCAAACGCTGTTTTATCCTGAAGGAGGGGGACAACCCGCAGATAAAGGAACTTTGGGCGGTGTTGCCGTATTTGATGTACATGAGAAAAATGGAGAAATTATTCATTATGCTGAAGCCCCCTTGGCTGTTGGGATTGAAGTAGAGGGTAAAATTGATTGGGCGCACCGTTTTGATTTGATGCAGAACCATTCAGGAGAGCATATTCTATCGGGAATTATCTGCAAAAAATATCATTGTGATAATATTGGTTTTCATATGGGGCGAGAAGGAATCACCATTGATTTTAATGCCAAAATTCCCGAGGAGGACTTAGGTTGGCTGGAAGAGAGGGCAAATCAGGCAATCTGGAAGAATACACCCATTGACATTACTTATCCTGAAAAAGAGGAATTGGAAGAATTAGACTATCGCAGTAAGATTGAGCTGACGGGCGAAGTTCGTATTGTCAAGGCGGGAGAATATGACTGCTGTGCCTGCTGTGGAACCCACGTGAAGTTAGCAGGAGAAATTGGGATAATTAAAATCGTCGGTGTGCAGAATTATAAAGGTGGTACTCGATTGGAACTGCTTTGTGGGAAAAGAGGATTGGCTTATTACCAGAAAATTCATCAAGCCGCCAAAGAAGTAGGCAGGGCACTATCTGTACAAGAGGAGAAAATCAGCCTTAGTGTACAAAAGCTTTTGTTGGAAAAGGATGGATATATTCAAGAATTGAAAAAGTGGAAATGGCAGGTATTCATGCACCGAATTGAAAAACTGCCCCAGGATGTAGAGGATATATTGATAATTGAGGATGAACTCAGCGGAAAAGATATGACTGCCTTGGCGGATTTGGCAGTGGAAAAAATTGACGGACGTGCCATTGTAATGACACCTTCTGAGGATGGATTTGCTTTTGTACTGGTTAGCCGAAAAATGGATGCCAGAAAAATTGTAGAGATATTGAAAAAAACCTTTGATTGTAAGGGAGGTGGCAAAGATGGCGCAGTGCAGGGGAAACTAACGGGAGATAGAGGGGAAATCATATCTTTTTTACAGGAAGCGGGTTATTATTTTGCAGAATAG